The genomic stretch TTGTTTACACTTCGTCTGATTCGGCTCTTGTGCTGACTCAGGAACCAATTGATGAGGAACGGGGGCAGCTGTATACGGCACAGAATTATAGTAATGCGTATGGCAAAACGAAGGGCATAGCTGATGCAATGGTTATTGCTGCGAATGGTCCTGGCTTGCGGACGGCAACGTTGCGAATTCCTGTTGTTTACGGAGAATACgattataataacttactGCCGCGGCTGTTGGGGAGTATCCAGAGAGGCGAGCAAAGGATGCAGGTTGGTTCTGATTCGAAAGTGTTTGAGTTTTGCAGTGTCCAcaaagctgcagaagcgCATGTATTGGCGGCCAAGGCGCTGTTGCGTGTTGATTCTGCTCCCAGGGGAGATGCTCAGCCTGATGGCCAGGGATACTTTATAAGTGATGGAAAGCCACAGCCCTTCTTTGACTTTATGCGGCGCTGctacgctgctgctggagcgccGGTGAAGCCGGAGGAGGTGAAGATTATGCCGTTGTATATGGTTCAAAGCATTGCTTCATGCACGGAATGGGCGTATATGATCTTGACGCTGAATTATAAGAGGCCGAGTATGCGGCGTCAGGAAATTGATTATCTTGATCGGGGGTGTTGCTGGGACATttcaaaggcaaaggagagaTTGGGGTATGAGCCTGTGAAGGATCAGGATGAAGCCATACGAAGCATGATGGAATGGGGCATTgataatattaaagtttgATCCACTCAAAGTGCTGTATTGCCCGCGTCCGGATCCCTGAGAGTGACCGGGATTGACTATGTTGTCATCGAGGAGATGTTGTCTACTTCATATACCTGCTGCACATTTCAAACTGGATAAGCTCTTCAATGCACGCTCTGGCTTTGTTCAAAGTTGTGGAAGCTCATTTTACCTGTAATCTTGAACTTCTTACTATAGTACTCGAATACAGCAGGACGTTGGTACAGTTTAGTTTATTCCTGTTGCACTTTTCTTTATTCATGTGATGCGCAAAGcaataaaagaaagacggAGATTAGATCTGAATCTCCGAATGGAGCCAGAGCCTAGTTCCATAGCTCTTGACTCAACGCACCCTGTCTATATTTACACTGTTTCAACGATCCTTTACGAAAACAGATCCATCAAAAGAACACGACATCAGCTCCAATCCTTGCCAAAGCATAGCTGCCTGATATATCGGCTATCGCATCTCGGAGCTCCGAGCAGTGTATCGtgaagtttttttttttttttttttctttttcatttcccTTCGTATAGCAAAGATGCCTTTCCAATGTAAGATCGGCACTTCGGCCTTGGTTAATGACCGATCCGCGAATCAAAGTTTGTGATGCAAATTCTTCTGCATATCTAGGCCGTATTCAGAAGCCCCAATTGCCAGATTGTAAAACGTTTGGCGGTGCTATCATAGCTCGCTCCTCGGAATATCCTGGTTTATGCTAGATTTCAGTGGTTGAATGACGTCTGAAGGTGTATCCAAGTCTTCTGCTAGCTTGTgtctctcccccctcccctttttttttgtagtttgcttctcctcctaTTATTTTATGGGTGATAATGGCTGGCTGTTCATTCATCGCTAGGGACTTCTAGTTCAATCCACCGTGATCCCTCATCAAGAGGAACGGTAATGCCTTGGCTTTTCGCAGCCATATAAGCTCCTTTATCAGCAATATCGTTGCCCTCAACCCCTGAATGACCAGGGACCCAGCATAGCTCGAGATGAACTCCCATCTGTTGAAGGCATTGGGATCTCATAATGAGTTTACAGATATTGGGATCGCTGCACACCCGGGTCTTGCCGACAGGTTTCTTCTCCCAGAAACTTTTTACCTGCTCCAAAGCACCTCGGCAGTCTGAGTAGATTGTCACCCTGGGGTTGGCAACCATTTTTTTCGGCGCCACTACCATTTTGATTCCTCAGATGCATGATAAGCTCTATAGCGACTGCTGTACCTTGCGCAATGGCAAATATTTCGGCGATTTCTGCGTTTCGCTCCTTGGATAGGGCAAAGTATCTCCTCACTTGCCagtcttggctgccttgAGGTGTTTTATAGACAACAGCGGCGCCGAGATGAGCAATCGAGCCCGACTTGTCATTGGGTTTCCAGATCAAAGAGCCGTCTACAAAGATTACTATATGCTGGTCGTCTGCAAAAGGCTTTGAAGAGGCCTCTACAGCCGCAGCATAAGCATCACTTGGGGATTGCTCTGTAGTAATGTCGCCGCAAAACTGTAATCCTGATGTAGCATTCAACAGAGCTCTATGCATTCGATAGCTGGCCGTTTGGTTAATCATTGATGCTATCTGGTGTGCGATCTTGCGGAGCAATGCCTCAATCTGTTTGTGTTGTTCATCGAAGTGACTAGGATCTGATCTAGTCTTCTTGGCTGCCGGTGAGGTCTTCACTTGAGCGCAGATTGGAGGAGTGGAGGATAAATGTCGGGTGCCATTTCGAGGGCCAATATAGAAACGAGGGCCGTGTCTCTTTATGCGTACACTTTGGTTAGATGAATCGTTTTGATGCTGCGATTACTTGAAATTTACCGTTATGATGCTTGCTAGGCACCTTTCCATTGCTGCTTGGCGTCTCTAAATTCTCTGACTGTACGTAGTGACGGCACCGAGCGAATAGGAGTCTTCCAGGGGTTATTcagcttctctctttcccGAATGTCTACTGCTTCTTGGTCAGCTCGCCTTTTTCGCTGCTCAGGTATCCCAAGACTCGGCCAGCGTCAAGCGGTATACTTGCCTAGGTGGGTAAATCCTGGTGGAGCTCCTTGGCTTAGACGGTCGTGGCcaaagaagcttgaaaaaGACTAAAAAACTGGAACGGCCAGATGGGGAAACCGGACAGGGAAATAGGGATATACGCCGTATTCGCGTATTTACAGTTGCGCGTAGAGGAGAGTGAATTCTACAAGTCGCCAGCAGTGTCGGTGAGTTGGTGGAATAAAGGGTTATGGCGGGTGGTGATTGGCCGTTGCGCCTCATGCGCCCTTCAGCCTCAAGTCACTTCCGGTGCAGTTCCATATCATAATTAGCAACATCTGAAACCATTCACTCAATACATAGCCCGTGCAATGTGAAAACACAAGACTAAAGTGCTTTGGTCTGTGACTTGTAATAGCAAACTGTAGGCCGCCCAATATCAGTCATGCACTACACCAAGTGCCGCGCGGggcagatttttttttcttctagtGGATTCACAGGCGTAAAGGGGCCGCCTGCTGGAGTGAGTGCCATTCGGTCGATACAGGCGGTAACACTCCCATGTTCGTATTCAATGCTGCCACCATTGAAGCCTCGTGCAACCTACCACAAATCATCTGATGTAAAGGATCGATGCTGATGTGGGCTCGTTCCCCTTGTTTCCCCTTCATCTTCGCTGTTCATGAATCAACATCCTCCGACTCAAATCATGACACACAGCTCCATTCTTAGCACCGAGCATCTGATCGAATAAGCCGTCGCGAGGCTTGACTTATCGTCACTCGCGTCGCTGCTCGGGCTTGCGCAAACACCGGGGCCTGGCACTCCAGCTAGAAGCAAAGAGGCAATCCTGGCATCGGCTAATGTCAAAGGGGACATGCTACGGGCGCCCAATAGCTTCTgaggccagcgccagccatTCCCAAGAGCTGCTGGCACTGGCCTATCCCGTCAGCCCAGCGCTGGCACCCGCTCTCGGCCGATGCCCTGCAGGCCCGGTATGAGATGGCACGCCCCCGCTTATGGAGCCTTGCAGGCGAAAAAGGTTCCAATATCCAGTCGGGGAGAAGTGGTGCAAACTCCAAGGCGGAAGGCGTTTATTACTGGTACAAGTGATGTGCGGTGAGATACGGGGGGCCAGTCACTCGCGGGGAGCATGCGTGGTCTACGAGATACGAGACCAACGGCAGCCAACAGAGCCAGGCTGACGGCGATAAACGGGCTCTAAGCTCGCATCACGCCCTCGATCTCGACACGGCgcccaagatggccaagaacCAGGCCCTGGATCCGCATCGTGCAGTTTGCCTCCAGCCAAGCTGCACTTGTGCCGTGCCGGCTTCCGGGAATCGGGCCAAGCCCACGCCGAAGCTCCAAGCAGCCCACCTTCGTACATACGAACGTGCAAACAATCTGGTCCTTTTAGTGGGCCGCCGATGGCTTTTTGCTATATCTTTTCGGCTTTTCTCAGTGCCAGGCGCAGATGCATTTCGAGGTTTCATTCTTGTTCCCTATTCTGCTGGGAATGAGGGCGATCTGTGGCTCCCGTTGACGGCTACCTTTCTATATAATCAGTGGCATCCCCTCTCCTGGACAGTCCCTGAATAGTCCATTCTCCTTCATTCCATCCCTTTTCACCTGTCCAGTCGGTTCTGTTCTGTCTCCCTATCAAAGGCGACGAAAACGCGGCTCTGCAAAGCTTTGAGCTGGAGACGGGCAAGGCGggataagaagaaaactCGAAATAGATTGCCACGAGGTGTCGCCACGCGAAATCTCCACTAAAAAGTCTCAGTCAAATCCAGCCCGTCTGCTGTTTCACGGCCGGCCGACGCCTCGTTATGGCTGCTGATCAAGCCACAACGCCCAGCGGGCGAATCAGCTCAGACGACACAGTCGATGCTGCGcacagcagcgacggcgagCTCAAGGGTGTCGaagctggtgttggtgttgataCCAGCAGAGGATTGGGAGACAAGGAAATTGGCATCTCGTCAGTCGAAAAGGAGGATGAGGCATCGGCGTCGGCATCAACAACGACTCCCGCTGTCGAGGGACCTCccacgcagcagccgccagcAGATGAGCCCGAGGCTGGACGGACAAAGGTCGAGACcgccctcgtcatcttcgccctGTGCCTGGCGCTGTTCCTGGCCGCTCTGgacatcaccatcatcaccaccgccatccCGACCATCTCCAACCACTTCAACTCCAGCGCCGGCTACGTCTGGATCGGAAGCGCTTACATGCTTGGCAACGCCACGTTCGTTCCGACATGGGGCAAGATTTCCGACATCTTCGGCCGCAAGCCCACCCTCATCGCTGCCGTTTCCATCTTCTGGATTGGGTCGCTGGTATGCGCCCTGAGCAACAGCATGGGCATGCTGATTGCTGGCCGTGCCATTCAGGGTgttggcggtggcggcgccatcgtcCTGCCCAACATCTGCGTCTCCGATCTCTTCTCCATGCGCAAGCGCGGCATGtactttggcatctttggcATGATTTGGGCCCTTGCTTCATCCATCGGACCTATTCTCGGTGGTGTCTTTACCAGCAAGGTCtcttggcgctggtgctTTTATATCAATCTGCCTTTGAGCGGCGTTGgactcatcatcctcatcttcgttcTCAAGTTGCACAACCCTCGCACGCCCATCAAGCAGGGACTGGCAGCCATTGATTGGCTTGGTAATCttctcatcattggcggTACACTCATGCTGCTCTTTGGACTCGAGTTTGGCGGTGTTCAGTTCCCCTGGGACTCCGCTGCCGTCATTTGCCTACTCATCTTTGGCGTCGTAACAATCGTCCTCTTTGGCATTTATGAGGCCCGTTTCGCCAAGTATCCCGTTATGCCCGCTCGGCTTTTCCGTGATAGGACCAGCATTGCCGCTTACGGCGTCTCTATCTTGCATGCCATGACATTCATCTCCGGCAGCTACTGGCTTCCCTTGTACTACCAGGCTGTTCTGGGCGcttcgtctcttctctctgGTGTCTATCTCCTGCCATACGCCTTGTCTCTATCCGTCTTGTCGGCCGCAacgggcatcttcatcaagaagaCGGGCAACTACAAGATCCCCATCATATTTGGACTCAGCTTCATGACCCTTGGTTTTGGTCTCC from Trichoderma atroviride chromosome 3, complete sequence encodes the following:
- a CDS encoding uncharacterized protein (EggNog:ENOG41~TransMembrane:13 (i95-118o130-150i162-180o186-207i219-240o246-269i281-304o316-335i356-375o395-413i420-438o450-471i563-581o)), giving the protein MAADQATTPSGRISSDDTVDAAHSSDGELKGVEAGVGVDTSRGLGDKEIGISSVEKEDEASASASTTTPAVEGPPTQQPPADEPEAGRTKVETALVIFALCLALFLAALDITIITTAIPTISNHFNSSAGYVWIGSAYMLGNATFVPTWGKISDIFGRKPTLIAAVSIFWIGSLVCALSNSMGMLIAGRAIQGVGGGGAIVLPNICVSDLFSMRKRGMYFGIFGMIWALASSIGPILGGVFTSKVSWRWCFYINLPLSGVGLIILIFVLKLHNPRTPIKQGLAAIDWLGNLLIIGGTLMLLFGLEFGGVQFPWDSAAVICLLIFGVVTIVLFGIYEARFAKYPVMPARLFRDRTSIAAYGVSILHAMTFISGSYWLPLYYQAVLGASSLLSGVYLLPYALSLSVLSAATGIFIKKTGNYKIPIIFGLSFMTLGFGLLIDLGANANWAKIIIFQIIAGIGAGPIFQSPLIALQTNVEPRDIGAATASFQFLRQLGTSTSVVIGGVIFDNEMQKQQAYLIRELGPELASKLSGAEAASSVFLVAGLKGHQRDVAKTAYWNSMQKMFIAYTCFIFLGLLISFFIKQKTLSKQHTEHKTGLASLKQEMKQKQPDAEKAVGATEEK